A region from the Ictalurus punctatus breed USDA103 chromosome 25, Coco_2.0, whole genome shotgun sequence genome encodes:
- the pigc gene encoding phosphatidylinositol N-acetylglucosaminyltransferase subunit C — MGADSDAGASPAVPWRKVLYERQPFPDNYVDRRFLEELRRNIRVRRYSYWAVVRETGLVSQQLSCVALFLTLWSYMEQGNVGPLTLLWTGLGCSVLGYTLYEALGGGIDRERTRCADLQSAAVFMAFTFGFSPVLKTLTESVSTDTVYAMSAGMLIAHLASFPYTQPSLPGSLSLNAALFASVCLASRLPGTLHTFAMLSCALLVFALWPCLLQRLRHTAEWTFPWAAGMVCVCGVVGVGTLWPAGALLLFLALVILTLVCPLLLVRLQRHKDNIHGPWDEAEISDDLSRFLS, encoded by the coding sequence ATGGGCGCAGACAGTGATGCAGGTGCTTCTCCAGCTGTGCCTTGGCGTAAAGTGCTGTATGAGCGCCAGCCGTTCCCTGACAACTACGTGGACCGCCGCTTCCTAGAGGAGCTTCGACGCAACATCAGAGTGCGTCGGTACAGCTACTGGGCAGTAGTTCGAGAAACCGGGCTGGTCTCTCAGCAGCTCTCGTGCGTGGCCCTGTTCCTCACGCTGTGGTCCTACATGGAGCAGGGAAATGTGGGTCCTTTGACGCTGCTTTGGACAGGCCTGGGATGCTCGGTGCTGGGCTACACGCTCTATGAGGCTCTGGGAGGAGGGATCGACCGAGAACGGACACGCTGCGCCGACCTGCAGAGCGCTGCTGTGTTCATGGCCTTTACCTTCGGTTTCTCGCCAGTGCTCAAGACGTTGACCGAGTCTGTGAGCACGGATACGGTGTACGCCATGTCCGCCGGCATGCTTATCGCACACTTGGCGTCTTTCCCCTACACACAGCCGAGCCTGCCAGGCAGCCTTTCGCTCAACGCTGCGCTCTTCGCCTCTGTGTGCTTGGCATCGCGCCTGCCCGGGACCCTGCACACCTTCGCTATGCTGAGCTGCGCCCTGCTCGTCTTCGCACTCTGGCCGTGTCTGCTGCAGCGACTGAGACACACGGCTGAGTGGACTTTCCCCTGGGCGGCCGGgatggtgtgcgtgtgtggagtTGTTGGTGTTGGTACTTTGTGGCCCGCTGGAGCTCTTCTCTTGTTTCTAGCTCTAGTAATACTAACGTTGGTGTGTCCGCTGCTGCTGGTGCGTCTACAGAGGCACAAAGACAACATCCACGGGCCGTGGGACGAGGCTGAGATCAGCGATGACCTGTCCCGCTTTCTGAGTTGA
- the tmed5 gene encoding transmembrane emp24 domain-containing protein 5, with translation MRRSWGCVAVLLWLCVSEWSSVNGAFTQSLDSDFTFTLPPGHKECFYQTMKKDASLEIEYQVLDGAGLDVDFYLSSPTGHILASDFRKSDGVHTVETEEGDYKFCFDNTFSAVSEKIIFFELILDNMEDGEDPENWKEYVQGADLLDMKLEDIMDTINSVKARLGKSLQIQTVLKAFEARDRNLQESNYERVNIWSFTNVVVMMVVSCVQVYLLRSLFDDKRQTRT, from the exons atgCGGCGGAGCTGGGGCTGTGTGGCAGTGttgttatggctgtgtgtgtcgGAGTGGAGTTCAGTCAACGGCGCTTTCACACAGTCTCTGGACAGCGACTTCACCTTTACTCTCCCTCCCGGCCACAAGGAGTGTTTCTACCAAACCATGAAGAAAGACGCCTCCCTGGAAATTGAGTATCAG GTCCTGGATGGCGCAGGACTGGATGTGGATTTCTACCTGTCCTCTCCCACTGGTCACATTCTGGCCTCTGACTTCAGAAAGTCTGATGGAGTTCATAC AGTGGAGACAGAGGAAGGAGACTACAAGTTCTGTTTCGACAACACCTTCAGTGCCGTGTCCGAGAAGATCATTTTCTTCGAGCTCATTCTGGACAACATGGAGGATGGCGAAGACCCTGAGAACTGGAAGGAGTATGTGCAAGGCGCTGACCTGCTGGACATGAAATTGGAAGACATCATG GACACGATAAACAGTGTGAAGGCCCGGTTAGGGAAGAGTCTGCAGATTCAGACGGTGCTGAAGGCGTTTGAGGCGCGCGATCGTAACCTGCAGGAGAGCAACTACGAGCGGGTCAACATCTGGTCTTTCACCAacgtggtggtgatgatggtggtgtccTGCGTGCAGGTCTACCTGCTGCGCAGCCTTTTCGACGACAAGAGGCAAACACGCACGTAA